A DNA window from Hordeum vulgare subsp. vulgare chromosome 1H, MorexV3_pseudomolecules_assembly, whole genome shotgun sequence contains the following coding sequences:
- the LOC123400196 gene encoding uclacyanin 1-like produces the protein METKALILITVSMAMIGTAFGTSHTVGAPGGSWDLQTNYSQWASRIRFTTGDELQFLYPATVHNVVEVSKAGYDTCNGSRPITTFPTGDVVPLAATGTRYFIWGVPGHCITGMKVEVDFKSKVVRTVQRCRGTGNRRRCQSKIVSSSAAAGCIGHSTVARFSVATVVIGLMLELMMIDALDYATEK, from the exons ATGGAGACCAAAGCCCTTATCCTGATCACCGTGTCTATGGCCATGATTGGGACGGCGTTCGGCACCAGCCACACGGTGGGTGCCCCGGGCGGTTCATGGGACTTGCAGACGAACTACTCCCAGTGGGCTTCGAGAATCAGGTTCACCACCGGTGATGAGCTCCAGTTCCTGTACCCCGCCACCGTGCACAACGTGGTGGAGGTGAGCAAGGCAGGGTACGACACTTGCAATGGCTCCAGACCCATTACAACGTTCCCAACCGGAGATGTTGTCCCGCTCGCTGCCACCGGGACACGGTACTTCATCTGGGGCGTTCCCGGACATTGCATCACCGGTATGAAGGTCGAGGTTGATTTTAAGTCAAAAGTAGTACGCACAGTGCAACGGTGCCGAGGGACGGGGAATCGGCGTCGGTGCCAGTCCAAGATTGTATCAAGCTCCGCCGCGGCGGGTTGCATTGGACACTCTACGGTGGCCCGGTTTAGTGTGGCAACTGTTGTGATTGGCCTCATGCTGGAGTTAATGATGATT GACGCGCTCGACTATGCTACCGAAAAATGA
- the LOC123413309 gene encoding uclacyanin 1-like — translation METKALILITVSMAMIGTAFGTSHTVGAPGGSWDLQTNYSQWASRIRFTTGDELQFLYPATVHNVVEVSKAGYDTCNGSRPITTFPTGDVVPLAATGTRYFICGVPGHCIAGMKVQVDVKSKVVRTVQRCRGTGNRRRCQSKIVSSSAAAGCIGHSTVARFSVAAVVIGLMLFF, via the coding sequence ATGGAGACCAAAGCCCTTATCCTGATCACCGTGTCTATGGCCATGATTGGGACGGCGTTCGGCACCAGCCACACGGTGGGTGCCCCGGGCGGTTCATGGGACTTGCAGACGAACTACTCCCAGTGGGCTTCGAGAATCAGGTTCACCACCGGTGATGAGCTCCAGTTCCTGTACCCCGCCACCGTGCACAACGTGGTGGAGGTGAGCAAGGCAGGGTACGACACTTGCAATGGCTCCAGACCCATTACAACGTTCCCAACCGGAGATGTTGTCCCGCTCGCTGCCACCGGGACACGGTACTTCATCTGCGGCGTTCCCGGACATTGCATCGCCGGTATGAAGGTCCAGGTTGATGTTAAGTCAAAAGTAGTGCGCACAGTGCAACGGTGCCGAGGGACGGGGAATCGGCGTCGGTGCCAGTCCAAGATTGTATCAAGCTCAGCCGCGGCGGGTTGCATTGGACACTCTACGGTGGCCCGGTTTAGTGTGGCAGCTGTTGTGATTGGCCTCATGCTGTTTTTTTAG